In a single window of the Oryctolagus cuniculus chromosome 9, mOryCun1.1, whole genome shotgun sequence genome:
- the CMAS gene encoding N-acylneuraminate cytidylyltransferase — MDSVEKGAATSVSNPRGRPSRGRPPKLQRNSRGGQGRGVEKPPHLAALVLARGGSKGIPLKNIKHLAGVPLIGWVLRAALDSGVFQSVWVSTDHDEIENVAKQFGAQVHRRSSETSKDSSTSLDAIVEFLNYHNEVDIVGNIQATSPCLHPTDLQKVAEMIREKGYDSVFSVVRRHQFRWSEIQKGVREVTEPLNLNPAKRPRRQDWDGELYENGSFYFAKRHLIEMGYLQGGKMAYYEMRAEHSVDIDVDIDWPIAEQRVLRFGYFGKEKLKEIKLLVCNIDGCLTNGHIYVSGDQKEIISYDVKDAIGISLLKKSGIEVRLISERACSKQTLSSLKLDCKMEVSVSDKLAVVDEWRKEMGLCWKEVAYLGNEVSDEECLKRAGLSAVPADACSAAQKTVAYICKSNGGRGAIREFAEHIFLLMEKVNNSCQK; from the exons ATGGACTCGGTGGAGAAGGGGGCCGCCACCTCCGTCTCCAATCCGCGGGGGCGGCCGTCCCGGGGCCGGCCGCCGAAGCTGCAGCGCAACTCCCGCGGCGGCCAGGGCCGAGGGGTGGAGAAGCCCCCGCACCTGGCGGCCCTAGTGCTGGCCCGGGGCGGCAGCAAAGGCATCCCCCTGAAGAACATTAAGCACCTGGCGGGGGTCCCGCTCATTGGCTGGGTCCTGCGTGCAGCGCTGGACTCGGGGGTCTTCCAGAG TGTATGGGTTTCAACAGACCATGATGAAATTGAGAATGTGGCCAAACAGTTTGGTGCACAAGTTCACCGAAGAAGTTCTGAAACCTCGAAAGACAGTTCTACCTCACTAGATGCCATCGTAGAATTTCTTAATTACCACAATG AGGTTGACATCGTAGGAAACATTCAAGCTACTTCTCCATGTTTACATCCCACCGACCTTCAAAAAGTGGCAGAAATGATTCGAGAAAAGGGATACGACTCTGTTTTCTCTGTTGTGAGACGCCATCAGTTTCGATGGAGTGAAATTCAGAAAGGAG TTCGTGAAGTGACAGAGCCTCTGAATTTGAATCCAGCTAAACGACCTCGTCGACAAGACTGGGATGGAGAATTATATGAAAACGGCtcattttattttgctaaaaGACATTTGATAGAGATGGGTTACTTACAG GGTGGAAAAATGGCATACTACGAAATGCGAGCTGAGCACAGTGTGGATATTGACGTGGATATCGACTGGCCTATTGCAGAGCAAAGAGTATTAAG atTTGGCTATTTTGGCAAAGAGAAGCTTAAGGAGATAAAACTTTTGGTTTGCAATATTGATGGATGTCTCACCAATGGCCACATTTATGTATCAGGAGACCAAAAAGAAATAATATCCTATGATGTTAAAGATGCTATCGGGATAAGTTTATTAAAGAAAAGTGGGATCGAG gtGAGGCTCATCTCAGAGAGAGCCTGCTCAAAACAGACACTGTCTTCTTTAAAACTGGATTGCAAAATGGAAGTCAGTGTTTCCGACAAGCTGGCCGTGGTAGACGAATGGAGGAAAGAGATGGGCCTGTGCTGGAAGGAAGTAGCCTACCTCG GCAACGAGGTGTCTGACGAAGAATGCCTGAAGAGGGCCGGCCTGAGCGCCGTGCCTGCCGACGCCTGCTCTGCCGCCCAGAAGACCGTCGCGTACATCTGCAAGAGCAACGGTGGCCGCGGCGCCATCCGCGAGTTTGCCGAGCACATTTTCCTACTCATGGAAAAGGTGAATAATTCATGCCAAAAATAG